In one window of Oligoflexus sp. DNA:
- a CDS encoding transposase encodes MHKKRSSLGGRPPASSRKCFEGILWILRTGTPWSELPSRSGSSSAVWRRLKK; translated from the coding sequence CTGCACAAAAAGAGGTCTTCACTTGGCGGTCGACCGCCAGCAAGCAGTCGCAAGTGCTTTGAGGGCATTCTATGGATACTCAGGACCGGTACGCCGTGGAGCGAGCTACCGTCAAGATCTGGAAGTTCTTCTGCTGTATGGCGCCGCTTGAAAAAGTGA